In Lysinibacillus sp. 2017, the DNA window TCTGCTTCATCAATGCGATCTGTTGTAAATGATTCAACCCAAAATGCTACTTCACCTAGTTTAGATGATTTTAATTCTTTGCCTAGGCTAGCAAATGCTTCACGTAAGTCTGTTGTTGTAATATTTTTCTTTTCACCTAAACCAACAAAAATTATACGTTTTAAAGTGGTGTGATTACCTGCATATGGTAATTTCGTAATTTTTTTAGAGTCTGTAGAAATTTCGCCAGCATGCAACCATGCGTCGATTGTCTCTCCATAAAAGTCGCTGAATAATGACCAGTTTTTCATTTGTTCACGATGCTTTTGGACACCGATAATTAATGTTTCAGATGATTGTGTTTCAAATGTTTTTGCTGTTGCTTCAATGTTCATGTTATATGCCTCCTATATATCGATCTCTTTCATTATATACAAAAGAAGGTAATTCGGAAAACGAAATAGTCGATTTTTCAAAATTTTTCTACAAAAGAATAAATAACAACGCTAGGAAAATGATATAATGTTGGCAATTATTAGAAAGTTGGTGCGATCATCGAGATTTTACAAAATACGCCACTTTGGCTTGGGGTCTTCGCTATTGTATTTGCACAGGTATTAAAAGTCCCTATTAACTTTATTGTGACGCGTAAAATTGACTGGAGCTTACTCACTTCTACTGGAGGTATGCCTAGCTCTCACTCCGCCGCAGTAACAAGTTTAGCAACTGCGGTCGGCTTTGAAACGGGCCTTGATTCACCTATTTTTGCTGTTGCTGCAATGTTTGCAGGAATCGTTATGTATGACGCAAGCCATGTACGTTTCCAAGCAGGTCAACATGCTGCCGTGCTTAACGAAATACGCCATGATCTGCAATTATTTTATAAAGAAATAAAACGTTGGCCAGATATGAACGAGCAAGAAAGGATAGAGGATTTAAAAACATTGCTTGGTCATAAAAAAAGTGAGGTATTCATCGGAGGTCTTGCCGGTATTGTCTTTTCATTCCTTGTTTACAGCATAATTTAAAATAATAAAAACACGCTTACTCATCACAAGTAAGCGTGTTTTTATTAGAACATACGATAGCCTGCTTTACGAAGTGCAATCATAACAAAGCCTGCTACTAAGGCACCACCAAATCCACCAGCTAAAATTAAAATATCAACAATTTGTAATACCTGTACTTTATCCACCAACGCAGGGAAGGCTGTGCCAGGTTTAAAAATGTAATCAAGGAAACTTACTTCGTCAATTATAAATACGACAACGAATGGATAAAGGCATGCCATTAACCAAGTCATACGTAATAACATATTTAACAAGAAGCCAATTCCGAAAAACATAACAAAAAATAAGACAATCGAAATAATTAGTTGTACTAATGAAACGTCATTCATAATATGTATACCCCCAATAATCTCTCATAATTTTACATGATTAGGCGTTCTCTTTCAATTACCCATCCATAATAAAGAAGTGAAGTTGTTAATTGTCAAAACTTATCCATATTGTTAATTTTTTTTGATTTTTATAATTGTTATTTCTTGAAATATAAATGATATTCGTTATAGCCGAAAATATCCCCTGGATTTATGTCTTCAATAATCGGATGAACATGTTCTGCTATATGCTCATTAGCCATTTCTTTTAGCATTACAGAAGACAATTCATGCTGCGCAATTTCTTTTGGTGCCATCCAGCATGCTTCGATAATTTCACGCTCTTGTAATTTTAGCTCTGGATTTTCCTCCACTGGCTTACAATAAAAAATCGCCATATTATCACTAATATCATTTAAAATGACTCCTGAACGAAAACCTACAAGTCCCTTAATGCTACAAGCTACCCCAGTTTCTTCTAATACTTCCCGCATGGCTGCAGTTGTCACGGTTTCCGCCTGTTGTACAAAGCCTGCAGGAAGTGACCAGGCGCCTTTTAAACCTCCATATGTCTTTTTCACAAGCAACCATTCGCCACGTTCATTTTCAACAATTGCAGCTACCCCTAGCCAAACTTTGCCTCGATCTTTCCCCAAATTTATCCACCCCTTTTATTCTATAGTAGCAAAAAACGTGCAAATGAAGAAATGTGTTCTTCATTTGCACGTTTTAATTTTTAATTGACTATATTATGTTCATATAAGTAATCGTACGAAATGTCGATAAATAAAAACTCTTGATTCGTTAATGCCATTGAAAAAGTTCTTGTTAATTCACCCGTTTCAATATCACTATATACAGAGGAAAGTTCACCTTTATGATCATTTGACATTTTAATGATATTCAATAAAAAGTATGGACGCCAACTCCAGTTTTTCCCCTTTGCCCATTGCTGTACTTCCCATTGCTGTTCTTTCCAACAAATATTTGGTGATGTTTGGAATCCATTGCTTTCACAAATATAAATTCGGAATGCACAATTTTCTAAAGCTTTTGCCAACTGCATTAGCTTTTCTTCCTGTGTGCTTTTCGGGGCAATCTGTTCAACAACTGTATAAATTGTTTTTTCAAGTCGCTTCATCTCTTCATATTTTTGAATCAGTCGCTTTTTCTCTGTAGCGATGAATTGCTCACACTCATTGCGGAAGCGTTCCTTGAGTGAATCACGGGATACAAACTGTTGCTGGGGTTCTTGCAAGTAAGGACCTTTGTAATAACGCGCTCCGTTCTTCCAACCGTACTGCAACTGATACACTGTCTCGATGTTCTCAATTAATAATAGGGCCCCCATTTTTAATGCTAATGCCCGAATCGTTGCAAACGCAGGATTTTGAGCACCCCATAAATTATAGTTTAATTGCGCTACATTTATTTTTAACACGTTCGGCTCTAACATTAGTAAGTTTTCTAATTGCGTTTGCGAGCCTACATCTGCAAGTGCAATCTTCACGCCATACGTTTTAATATAACGCACTGCATGATGAAGTTGCTGGATATCTCCTGTAAATTTATGTTCAGCCATAACAAGCGTAATATTTGGTAAATTTTCTTCCGTGATCATTTCTTTTAGCATGTTGAAATAGCTTTCTCCAAAATCAAGCATGAGTAAATTCGGATTGCATGGAAGGAATAGTCCAACATCAGTTATTTTTTCTGCTACAGACTGTAATGATTTGCGCACAAAAAGCTGTTCTATTTCTGCTCGGATATCTTCTGGTGCGTCTTTTTGGTATGTAAATTGTTCTATATTAATGACATCGTTTTCGACATTCACTTGCCCAATGACTTCATAAGCAACCACACGATGGCCATCAGCGCTATAGATTGGCTCGTATAATACTTCGATTTGATCTAACTTATCTAGCATCTCTAAAACACTCATTTGAATGCCTCCTTAACAAAAGGTGTTACCATTATAATAATTCAAAAATTTCAATAATACAAAATTATACACCTAAACATAGTAAAACTATAGGCATTATTTAAATTAAAAATACTATATAAAAACCACCTACAAATTAAGACGCTTTGTAGGTGGTTTCGTTCGCCTATTTTTTAATTACTTACTCACAATTTTGTGGTTCTGCTGGTCGTGCTGCTGCTTTTGATGCACATTTCCCATTCACTACTAACCTACAAACTACTGTGCTAAAATATACATAAAAAGATTTCATTCAATTCAGAAAAATGGAGGGTTAAAAATTTATATGCGATTGCTTTGGGGCATCTTATTATGTGTACATGGCGTTGCTCTATATATAAAATATTTCCAAAACGTCAGTGAAGGATGGAACATAATCCTTCATATTTTATCAGGTAGTTTATGTATTATAGGAATAATTATTATTGTTAAAGTAATAAAAAAGAAGAACGGTTAAACGCTATCATATCGAGGTAAAAGGTATCTTTTGAAAATGACAGATTATCATTGGGGGCATTCTCTCCTATAAGCTGTATGAGGAGCTTTACTGACTCTCAGGCTCAATAACTCGTTCGCTCTAATGCCACAATCTAATAGTAAGGTCATTTTGCTACAAGGTCACGAAAACCCACGTATTCACGTTGGTAAGGCTGTTTAAATAGCTCCTTGACTTCTTCATCGGTGAAACAGTTTGTAAGGCCTAAATCCTGCTTCAACAGCCTCACAGAATCCATTGGGTTAAATGCAATCAATCCATCACGCTCTAAATGCTTTATAAACACGCAGACGAATATTAATATTGTATCTGCTAAACCAATACCACCAACTTTTTTGATGAATATATGCCCTTCATAGCGAACAGCATCATGTTTCAATTAGTTAATATAGTCACGAAAAACTTGTGGTGTAAGCTCGTCAATTGTTTGTGCGAGGTCTAACCCTTTCTGCACTTTTAGCCGACATTACAAGGTCAATAGCTTGTTCGAAATTAATCTTCGGATATTCTTTCTCCATTGCCATTTTACCTATGACTGTTCTCTTCTTTTTTTCAAAACCATACAAAAAAGCCTCCTCAATTTGTTATGTTTTGCAACATACAACAAATCAAAAAGGCTTGGTATCCACAACCCTAAACATGTCATTTTGGGGTTGTGTTTACACTATTTCGGGATTGTGTACACATCAATTTCTACTGTTATTTACAATCCTACTTACTCACAATTTTGTGGTTCTGCTGGTCGTGCTGCTGCTTTAAAGCTTGAACCACAGCCACATGAAGCAAGTGCGTTCGGGTTATCAATGGTAAAGCCGCCCCCCATAAGGGATTGTTTAAAATCAATTTTTGTACCCTGTAAAATTCCTGCATCTTCTTTTGATACCAAAATTTGAATACCATATTGGTTGTCGATAAAATCAGCTTCGTTAATTGCGCTATCAAATGCCATACCGTATGACAGGCCACTGCAGCCGCCACCTTTTACAGCTACACGTAGGCTAGCATGCTGTTCTTCATTTTGAACCATCATTTCTTTGACTTGAAATGAGGCCGCTTCGGTTAAAATAATTATTTGTTTTTCACTTGCCATTTCAGTCACCTTCCTTCTTAACATAATCATATCAATTGTCATTCCACTCTGCCAACTAAACTGCTTTAAAAGCTAATATTCCTATAAAAGCTCAAACTTTTAAAGGAGTAAATACCTAAAAACTTCATAAATAATCCATTAAATAACCACTGTTTCACTAAATTTGTTGCTATAATAGCTATAGAATATAAATCGAAAGGTCTGAATGCTATGGAAGTTTCACCTTTTTACGAAAAAAATGTAGACTGTATGCATTGCAAAAAAAGCTTTCCTACATTAAAAGTTCGCTCAAAATCAATTAAAATTGAACACACAGAAACCGATTTCCAACCAATTTATACAGATGATCTTGTGAATGCACTTTATTATAATGTATTCGTTTGTCAGCATTGTGGTTTTTCATTTACAGAAGACTTCAATAAATATTTTGCACCAGGTGTTAAAGAAATATTAGAAGCACAAGTATGTAATAATTGGATTCCGCACAACTTTAATGGAGAGCGTTCTATTTTTGACGCGATTCAAGCATATAAATTAGCTTTCTTATGTGCGACTATTAAAAAAGAGAAGTACGTCATCACTTCAGGACTAGCACTTCGATTAGCTTGGCTGTACCGTTCGTTAAAAAACGTGGGACAAGAAAAACGTTTCTTAACTCTGGCGCGCGATCATTATATGGAAAGCTTCTCTACAGAGGATTATGCAAGTACACAAATGTCAGGTGTACGTATTATGTATATGATTGCCGAACTATCACGTCGTCTTGAAGATTATGAAAATGCCACACGTTTCTTCTCACGTGTTATCGAAAGTCAACGTACTGGCGGTGAAGCGAAGCTAGTGGATATGGCAAAGGAACAATGGGAATTAGTGCGTGCAGCAAGAGAACAAGTATCACAATAATATAAAAAGGAGCGAGAGATACATCATCTCTTGCTCCTTTAATTTATACTTAGAAAACTTGTTCTACTTCTAAAATACCAGGTACTTCTTCTAAAAGCGCACGTTCGATACCTGCTTTTAATGTAATTGTAGAACTTGGGCAACTACCGCATGCACCTAATAAACGTAATTTTACGATACCGTCTTCTACATCTACTAATTCACAGTCACCGCCGTCACGTAATAAAAACGGACGTAATTTATCTAAAACTTCTTGGACTTGTTGATATTGTTCTGTTTCTGTCATTTTGCTCGACTCCCTTCATTAAAATCATTATAATGTGAAGAAGTAAAAAAATCCATTGTTGAATAACGAAAGGTTTGAAATTCTATGTCACAATCAAAAGCAATTATTGAAATTTTCGGTGCAGAAATCATGTGTGCAAGCTGTGTTAATGCGCCCTCATCGAAAGATACATATGAATGGCTACAAGCAGCAATCGAGCGTAAATACCAAAATCAACCGTTTACCATTCGTTATATCGATATTGAAGGCATAATTGATAATGAGCGCGATCAAGATTATGCAAATCGTATTCATGAAGATGAGTTTTTCTATCCTTTAGTGTTAATCAATGATGAAGTTGTTGGTGAGGGTTACGTACAAATTAAGCCTGTTTTCACAGCACTTGAAAACGCTGGCTTTATCCCTACCGAAGAATAAAAAAATGTCCTGTCAGCTCACGTTAGCTGACAGGGCATTTTTTCATTAATTTTCGTTTTGCTTTTTGTAATACCAAAGTAAACCAGATTTCATTAAACGAGCAATACGACCCGTTACTGTAGTATCTGCTAAATGGACGAAACCTTGTTTTTTACCAAGAGAGCCCATGAAGCCTTTTAATTTAATTTCTGATAATTTTTCAGGTAATGTTTCACCTTTCCAACGC includes these proteins:
- a CDS encoding divergent PAP2 family protein, whose product is MEILQNTPLWLGVFAIVFAQVLKVPINFIVTRKIDWSLLTSTGGMPSSHSAAVTSLATAVGFETGLDSPIFAVAAMFAGIVMYDASHVRFQAGQHAAVLNEIRHDLQLFYKEIKRWPDMNEQERIEDLKTLLGHKKSEVFIGGLAGIVFSFLVYSII
- a CDS encoding YuiB family protein — protein: MMNDVSLVQLIISIVLFFVMFFGIGFLLNMLLRMTWLMACLYPFVVVFIIDEVSFLDYIFKPGTAFPALVDKVQVLQIVDILILAGGFGGALVAGFVMIALRKAGYRMF
- a CDS encoding NUDIX domain-containing protein, whose product is MGKDRGKVWLGVAAIVENERGEWLLVKKTYGGLKGAWSLPAGFVQQAETVTTAAMREVLEETGVACSIKGLVGFRSGVILNDISDNMAIFYCKPVEENPELKLQEREIIEACWMAPKEIAQHELSSVMLKEMANEHIAEHVHPIIEDINPGDIFGYNEYHLYFKK
- a CDS encoding EAL-associated domain-containing protein, giving the protein MSVLEMLDKLDQIEVLYEPIYSADGHRVVAYEVIGQVNVENDVINIEQFTYQKDAPEDIRAEIEQLFVRKSLQSVAEKITDVGLFLPCNPNLLMLDFGESYFNMLKEMITEENLPNITLVMAEHKFTGDIQQLHHAVRYIKTYGVKIALADVGSQTQLENLLMLEPNVLKINVAQLNYNLWGAQNPAFATIRALALKMGALLLIENIETVYQLQYGWKNGARYYKGPYLQEPQQQFVSRDSLKERFRNECEQFIATEKKRLIQKYEEMKRLEKTIYTVVEQIAPKSTQEEKLMQLAKALENCAFRIYICESNGFQTSPNICWKEQQWEVQQWAKGKNWSWRPYFLLNIIKMSNDHKGELSSVYSDIETGELTRTFSMALTNQEFLFIDISYDYLYEHNIVN
- a CDS encoding iron-sulfur cluster assembly accessory protein, translating into MASEKQIIILTEAASFQVKEMMVQNEEQHASLRVAVKGGGCSGLSYGMAFDSAINEADFIDNQYGIQILVSKEDAGILQGTKIDFKQSLMGGGFTIDNPNALASCGCGSSFKAAARPAEPQNCE
- a CDS encoding DUF2225 domain-containing protein; translation: MEVSPFYEKNVDCMHCKKSFPTLKVRSKSIKIEHTETDFQPIYTDDLVNALYYNVFVCQHCGFSFTEDFNKYFAPGVKEILEAQVCNNWIPHNFNGERSIFDAIQAYKLAFLCATIKKEKYVITSGLALRLAWLYRSLKNVGQEKRFLTLARDHYMESFSTEDYASTQMSGVRIMYMIAELSRRLEDYENATRFFSRVIESQRTGGEAKLVDMAKEQWELVRAAREQVSQ
- a CDS encoding YuzD family protein, giving the protein MSQSKAIIEIFGAEIMCASCVNAPSSKDTYEWLQAAIERKYQNQPFTIRYIDIEGIIDNERDQDYANRIHEDEFFYPLVLINDEVVGEGYVQIKPVFTALENAGFIPTEE